One part of the Mycolicibacterium aromaticivorans JS19b1 = JCM 16368 genome encodes these proteins:
- a CDS encoding LLM class F420-dependent oxidoreductase, with protein MRTGIFLDYSGGFREAVEHIVAVEKAGVDIALVAEAYSYDAVSQLGYLAAKTSTIELGSGVFPIYTRTPSLLAMTAAGLDFVSDGRFRLGIGTSGPQVVEGFHGVPFDAPLGRTREVVDICRQVWRRERVQHQGRSYQIPLPADQGTGLGKPLQLINHPVRERIPITIAALGPKNVELTAEIAEGWQPVFFYPEKADDVWGDALRAGKAKRDSTLGDLDVMVGVSLAIGDDVEERLNWAKPHLALYIGGMGAKGQNFYHKLATRYGYGEVADHIQELFLSGRKAEAIAAVPDELVRNVNLIGPRGFVKERIAAFAESGVTTLLATPTTTDAGEYISWVEELQQLLP; from the coding sequence ATGCGTACCGGGATCTTTCTGGACTATTCGGGCGGCTTTCGTGAGGCGGTCGAGCACATCGTGGCGGTGGAAAAGGCCGGGGTCGACATCGCGCTGGTCGCCGAGGCCTACTCCTATGACGCTGTCAGCCAGCTCGGTTACCTGGCCGCCAAGACCTCGACGATCGAGCTGGGATCGGGCGTCTTTCCGATCTACACCCGGACGCCGTCGCTGCTGGCGATGACGGCGGCCGGCCTGGACTTCGTATCCGACGGGCGCTTCCGGCTCGGCATCGGCACGTCCGGCCCGCAGGTGGTGGAGGGGTTTCACGGGGTGCCGTTCGACGCCCCGCTCGGCCGTACCCGCGAAGTCGTCGACATCTGCCGGCAGGTATGGCGCCGCGAGCGGGTCCAGCATCAGGGTCGCAGTTACCAGATCCCGTTGCCCGCCGACCAGGGCACCGGACTGGGCAAGCCACTGCAGCTCATCAATCACCCAGTCCGCGAACGGATTCCGATCACCATCGCCGCACTGGGCCCGAAGAACGTCGAGTTGACCGCTGAGATCGCCGAAGGCTGGCAGCCGGTGTTCTTCTACCCGGAGAAGGCCGACGACGTGTGGGGCGATGCGTTGCGCGCCGGAAAAGCCAAGCGTGACAGTACGCTTGGCGATCTCGATGTGATGGTCGGAGTGTCACTGGCCATCGGCGACGACGTGGAGGAACGGCTGAATTGGGCCAAGCCGCACCTTGCGCTGTATATCGGTGGGATGGGCGCGAAGGGACAGAATTTCTACCACAAGCTGGCGACGCGGTACGGGTACGGCGAGGTGGCCGATCACATCCAAGAGCTGTTCCTGTCCGGTCGCAAGGCCGAGGCGATCGCCGCCGTGCCCGACGAGCTCGTACGAAACGTGAACCTGATCGGCCCGCGCGGCTTCGTCAAGGAACGCATCGCCGCCTTCGCCGAGTCCGGGGTGACCACACTGCTCGCCACGCCGACCACCACTGACGCAGGCGAATACATCAGTTGGGTC